One region of Prochlorococcus marinus str. GP2 genomic DNA includes:
- a CDS encoding class I fructose-bisphosphate aldolase gives MALNYYKNELKENAQLLASKGKGILAVDESTKTVGKRLAGIGVENTEENRKAYRGMLFTTEGLGKYISGAILFEETLYQNHRDGESMVKKLNDLGIIPGIKVDKGLNPLPGGGDVETFCSGLDGLVERAAKYYEQGARFAKWRAVLQITNDGCPSKLSIQENAWGLARYARSVQESGLVPIIEPEILMDGDHTIEKTAEVQEEVIKQVYIACQANGVFLEGTLLKPSMTVNGADCPTKADPMKVAEMTIRTMERCVPASVPGIVFLSGGLSEEAASVYLNNMNTLYRKALWNVSFSYGRALQHSCLKAWKGSDVEGGQKALISRAQANSEASKGAYVAGSQPSSDEQLFVAGYTY, from the coding sequence ATGGCTTTAAATTATTACAAAAATGAGCTTAAAGAAAATGCTCAATTACTTGCTTCTAAAGGAAAAGGGATATTAGCTGTAGATGAATCCACTAAAACAGTAGGCAAAAGACTTGCTGGAATTGGCGTTGAGAATACTGAAGAAAATAGAAAGGCATATAGAGGAATGCTTTTTACTACAGAAGGTCTTGGTAAATATATAAGTGGAGCAATCCTCTTCGAAGAAACTCTTTATCAGAATCACCGAGATGGTGAGTCAATGGTTAAGAAACTAAATGATTTAGGTATTATTCCAGGTATAAAGGTTGATAAAGGCCTAAATCCACTTCCAGGAGGAGGAGATGTAGAAACTTTTTGCTCTGGCCTAGATGGATTAGTTGAAAGAGCAGCAAAATATTATGAACAAGGTGCCAGATTTGCAAAGTGGAGAGCAGTTCTGCAAATTACAAATGATGGTTGTCCTTCAAAATTATCAATTCAAGAGAATGCTTGGGGATTAGCAAGGTATGCAAGATCAGTGCAAGAATCTGGGTTGGTACCAATTATTGAACCTGAAATCTTAATGGATGGTGACCATACTATTGAAAAAACTGCTGAAGTTCAAGAAGAGGTAATAAAGCAGGTTTATATTGCCTGTCAAGCAAATGGGGTTTTTCTAGAAGGCACTTTATTAAAACCTTCTATGACTGTTAATGGAGCAGATTGTCCAACAAAGGCTGATCCTATGAAAGTTGCTGAAATGACAATAAGAACTATGGAAAGATGTGTCCCCGCATCTGTTCCTGGAATAGTTTTCTTATCAGGAGGGTTAAGCGAAGAAGCTGCTTCTGTTTATTTAAATAATATGAACACTCTTTACAGGAAAGCTTTATGGAATGTTTCATTCTCCTATGGAAGAGCATTACAACACTCATGCTTAAAGGCCTGGAAGGGAAGCGACGTTGAAGGAGGTCAAAAAGCATTAATATCAAGAGCGCAAGCA
- a CDS encoding Gfo/Idh/MocA family protein: MNSKNKKLKIAIAGLGFGKKVHLEALKDSDYLTPVAIYHYDKKQKSILEKETGLHFFHDWDDLIKSPEIDGIIIATPPESRFKFAKSALENNKNLLLEKPVSISSSEIEELQRISLINNLSVGVDFEYRAVPLFLQTKKLIDENILGDIYLVKLDWLMGSRSDPKRSWNWYSLEEKGGGVIGALGTHAFDMLNWFFGEAIKVSGKLATSIKKRPLPNSSDLNDVTSEDVCLANIEISNYSSNLIPCQVSLSSISKNGRGFSLEIYGSEGSLILKSENQKDYVHGFNLKYSNNENKIQNLTADSSFNFEKTWTDGRIAPVLRIQNLWAESIFNNTPVIPGLCEGLASHKVCEAIRESSKSGLSIKI, from the coding sequence ATGAATTCTAAAAATAAAAAATTAAAAATAGCAATCGCTGGACTAGGGTTTGGTAAAAAAGTTCATTTAGAGGCATTAAAAGATTCTGATTACCTAACTCCTGTAGCTATTTATCATTACGATAAAAAGCAAAAATCGATATTAGAAAAAGAAACGGGCTTACATTTTTTTCATGATTGGGATGACTTAATTAAATCTCCAGAAATTGATGGGATCATTATTGCGACCCCTCCTGAATCAAGATTTAAATTTGCAAAAAGCGCACTTGAGAACAATAAAAATTTACTACTTGAAAAACCTGTTTCAATATCCTCCTCAGAGATTGAAGAGCTTCAGAGAATATCTTTGATTAATAATTTAAGCGTAGGTGTTGATTTTGAATATAGAGCAGTTCCTCTTTTTCTGCAGACAAAAAAACTTATTGATGAAAATATTTTAGGAGATATATATTTAGTAAAATTAGATTGGTTAATGGGCAGTAGATCCGACCCCAAAAGATCCTGGAATTGGTATTCATTAGAAGAAAAAGGTGGTGGAGTTATTGGCGCCTTAGGTACTCATGCATTCGATATGTTGAATTGGTTTTTTGGAGAAGCAATAAAAGTCTCTGGCAAATTAGCAACATCAATAAAAAAAAGACCTTTACCCAATTCATCTGATTTAAATGATGTTACTAGTGAAGATGTATGTTTAGCCAATATAGAAATATCAAACTACAGCTCGAATCTTATTCCATGTCAAGTATCTTTATCATCGATTTCTAAAAATGGTAGAGGATTTAGTTTAGAAATATATGGAAGCGAAGGATCACTTATTCTTAAAAGCGAAAACCAAAAAGATTATGTACATGGTTTTAATTTGAAATATTCAAACAACGAAAATAAAATACAAAATCTAACTGCAGATTCAAGTTTTAATTTTGAAAAAACATGGACTGATGGGAGGATAGCCCCAGTTTTGAGAATTCAAAATTTATGGGCTGAGAGTATTTTTAATAACACACCTGTAATCCCAGGCTTATGTGAGGGACTTGCTAGTCATAAAGTTTGCGAAGCCATAAGAGAATCTTCGAAAAGTGGATTAAGTATCAAAATTTAA
- the accD gene encoding acetyl-CoA carboxylase, carboxyltransferase subunit beta has protein sequence MSLIDWFAARRKDQFVGKVSQDTDEGDGLWVKCSECSQVAYRKDLISNFNVCSNCGHHNRINSDERINIIADKNSFEEFDSSLSPTDPLGFKDRRSYADRIKESQAGTGLRDGVVTGICSVNSMPLALAVMDFRFMGGSMGSVVGEKITRIIERATLENFPILIVCASGGARMQEGMLSLMQMAKISGALKKHKEKNLLYMPLLTHPTTGGVTASFAMLGDLILAEPKALIGFAGRRVIEQTLREKLPDNFQTAEYLLEHGFVDVIVKRKDLKDTLTKILKIHGVKELSKANM, from the coding sequence GTGTCATTAATCGACTGGTTTGCCGCAAGGCGTAAAGATCAATTTGTTGGGAAAGTTTCGCAAGATACTGATGAGGGAGATGGTTTGTGGGTTAAATGTTCAGAATGTTCGCAAGTAGCATATAGAAAAGACCTAATTTCAAATTTCAATGTTTGTAGTAATTGTGGACACCACAATAGGATTAATAGCGATGAAAGGATAAATATAATTGCTGACAAAAATTCATTCGAAGAGTTTGATAGTTCACTAAGTCCTACAGATCCTTTAGGTTTTAAAGATAGAAGATCATATGCTGATCGAATTAAAGAAAGTCAAGCAGGCACAGGTTTAAGAGATGGAGTTGTAACAGGTATCTGTTCAGTAAATTCAATGCCCTTAGCATTAGCTGTTATGGATTTTAGATTTATGGGAGGATCCATGGGTTCAGTAGTTGGTGAAAAAATTACAAGGATAATTGAGAGAGCAACTTTAGAAAATTTTCCAATTCTTATTGTTTGCGCATCAGGAGGAGCAAGGATGCAAGAAGGTATGTTAAGTCTCATGCAAATGGCAAAAATATCTGGAGCACTAAAAAAACATAAAGAAAAAAATCTTCTTTATATGCCCTTATTAACTCATCCAACCACTGGAGGGGTAACAGCAAGCTTTGCAATGTTAGGTGATTTAATTTTGGCGGAACCTAAAGCTCTTATTGGATTTGCTGGAAGAAGGGTTATAGAACAAACATTAAGAGAAAAATTACCCGATAATTTTCAAACAGCTGAATATCTTCTTGAGCATGGTTTTGTTGATGTAATAGTTAAAAGGAAAGATCTCAAGGATACTCTGACTAAAATTTTAAAAATTCATGGTGTAAAAGAACTTTCCAAAGCAAATATGTAA
- a CDS encoding phosphoribulokinase — MSKRHPVVAVTGSSGAGTSTVKRAFEHIFAREDIVPAVVEGDSYHRFERMPMKKAMADALSKGENFSHFGPEANLFDKLEELFKIYGETGGGKKRYYLHSLEEAEEHNTRLGTSLEPGQFTPWEDIPEGTDVLFYEGLHGGVEGDGYNVASYADLLVGVVPITNLEWIQKIHRDNAERGYSAETIVDTILRRMPDYINHICPQFSKTDINFQRIPTIDTSNPFICRNIPTPDESFVIIHFRKGAREKWGIDFQYLLGMINDSFMSSPTSIVVNGGKMGFAMELILTPIIHKMIEEKNK, encoded by the coding sequence ATGTCAAAACGTCATCCAGTAGTTGCTGTAACAGGATCTTCAGGAGCAGGAACAAGTACAGTAAAAAGAGCCTTTGAGCATATTTTTGCCAGAGAAGATATTGTTCCCGCTGTTGTAGAAGGTGATAGTTACCACAGATTTGAAAGAATGCCTATGAAAAAAGCTATGGCAGACGCTCTTTCAAAAGGTGAAAATTTCTCTCATTTTGGTCCAGAGGCTAATCTTTTTGACAAGCTAGAAGAACTTTTTAAAATTTATGGTGAAACTGGAGGAGGAAAGAAAAGATATTATCTACATAGTCTTGAAGAAGCAGAAGAACATAATACAAGACTTGGGACATCCTTGGAACCTGGACAATTTACTCCATGGGAAGATATTCCTGAGGGAACAGACGTACTTTTTTATGAAGGTTTGCATGGCGGGGTAGAAGGTGATGGATACAATGTGGCATCTTATGCTGATTTACTTGTTGGTGTTGTTCCGATAACAAATTTAGAGTGGATTCAAAAAATCCATAGAGACAACGCAGAGAGAGGTTACTCAGCGGAAACTATTGTGGATACTATATTGAGAAGAATGCCTGATTATATAAATCACATCTGCCCACAATTCAGCAAAACCGATATTAATTTCCAAAGAATTCCCACGATTGACACTTCTAATCCTTTCATATGCAGGAACATCCCAACTCCTGATGAGAGCTTTGTGATCATACATTTCAGAAAAGGGGCAAGAGAGAAATGGGGGATTGATTTTCAATACTTGCTTGGAATGATTAACGATTCATTTATGTCAAGTCCAACAAGTATCGTTGTAAATGGAGGGAAAATGGGTTTCGCAATGGAACTAATTCTTACTCCAATTATTCATAAAATGATTGAGGAGAAAAATAAATAA
- the leuB gene encoding 3-isopropylmalate dehydrogenase, producing MKKYKIVLLSGDGIGPEISEVSKKVLKKLSKNHNFDIEIIEKLFGGIAYEKYGTPAPDETLDQCKKSDAVLLACVGDIKYDSLARELRPESGLLKLRSALNLFANIRPVKIRKSLLDASTLKKEIVENVDLIVVRELIGGIYFGKPRGHITNIKIPKAFNTMIYDSAEIERITEIAIKIANQRNKKICSVDKSNVLEVSQLWRDTVLNITSKDKNISLSNMYVDNAAMQLVRDPCQFDVILTSNLFGDILSDLAAMLTGSIGMLPSASLNNNGPGVFEPVHGSAPDIAGKNIANPIAMLLSASMMLKIGLNEEEAAENLETAIDKVLSKGFRTADLADGSSEVLSCSEIGDKIMDEI from the coding sequence ATGAAGAAATATAAGATTGTTTTATTATCAGGAGACGGGATAGGACCAGAGATTTCAGAAGTTTCAAAAAAAGTTTTAAAAAAGCTTTCAAAAAATCATAATTTCGACATTGAGATTATTGAAAAATTATTTGGGGGGATAGCTTATGAAAAATATGGGACTCCTGCTCCTGATGAGACACTAGATCAATGCAAAAAAAGTGATGCTGTACTTTTAGCATGTGTTGGAGATATTAAATATGACTCTCTTGCAAGAGAATTAAGGCCAGAAAGTGGGTTACTAAAGTTAAGATCTGCTCTAAACCTTTTCGCAAATATCAGGCCTGTCAAGATAAGAAAATCTCTATTAGATGCAAGTACATTAAAAAAAGAAATTGTTGAAAATGTAGATCTTATTGTTGTAAGAGAATTAATAGGGGGTATTTATTTTGGAAAACCAAGAGGACACATAACAAATATAAAAATCCCAAAAGCTTTCAATACAATGATTTATGATTCGGCCGAAATAGAGAGAATAACTGAAATAGCAATAAAAATTGCTAACCAAAGAAATAAAAAAATATGTTCTGTTGATAAATCAAACGTTCTTGAGGTTAGTCAATTGTGGAGAGATACAGTTTTAAATATCACCTCAAAAGATAAAAATATATCTCTAAGCAATATGTACGTTGACAATGCAGCGATGCAATTAGTTAGAGATCCATGTCAATTTGATGTGATTTTAACTAGTAATTTATTTGGTGATATTTTAAGCGATTTAGCCGCAATGTTAACTGGTTCTATTGGAATGCTTCCATCTGCTTCTCTAAACAATAATGGTCCAGGAGTTTTTGAACCTGTTCATGGTTCGGCTCCTGATATAGCTGGTAAAAACATAGCGAATCCTATAGCAATGCTTTTATCTGCTTCCATGATGTTAAAAATTGGATTAAATGAAGAAGAAGCTGCAGAAAATTTAGAAACTGCCATTGATAAAGTTTTATCAAAAGGGTTTAGAACAGCAGACTTAGCTGATGGGTCTTCTGAAGTTTTATCTTGCAGTGAAATTGGAGATAAAATAATGGATGAAATTTAA
- the lpxD gene encoding UDP-3-O-(3-hydroxymyristoyl)glucosamine N-acyltransferase: protein MLLSDLVDLIKKGNSNFISANIFEDLNINDAASLDTAVKHQISFLEENNILKEKLDQTKASAIITTNNDEIVCSLKKFNISNIIVKNPRIAFAEVLDCLYKTINFKPGIHASAVIDKTAIIGVDCHIGPNVYIGENTVIGDNNHILPGSSILGNVRIGDNNVIHPNCVIYENTTLKNNCVINSNSVIGSEGFGFIPKDGKWVKMPQKGGVKIMSFVEIGTNCCIDRPSVGFTFIDEGTKLDNLVQIGHGVKIGKNCAFAAQVGIAGGANIGDGVILAGQVGVNNRVKVGNNVIASSKCGIHCDIEDGKVISGFPAMGNKSWLRSSSIFKKLPELAKKLRQLDKQ from the coding sequence ATGCTTTTAAGTGATTTAGTTGATCTAATAAAAAAAGGAAATTCAAATTTTATTAGTGCCAATATTTTCGAAGATTTAAATATAAATGATGCTGCCTCATTAGATACTGCAGTTAAACATCAAATATCTTTTTTAGAGGAAAATAATATCCTTAAAGAAAAATTAGATCAAACTAAAGCATCAGCAATAATAACTACTAACAACGATGAGATCGTTTGTTCCCTTAAGAAATTCAATATATCAAACATAATCGTTAAAAATCCAAGAATTGCATTTGCAGAAGTATTGGATTGTTTATATAAAACTATAAATTTCAAACCAGGAATTCACGCTTCAGCGGTTATAGATAAAACAGCAATAATTGGAGTAGATTGCCATATTGGACCTAATGTCTATATTGGAGAAAATACTGTAATTGGCGACAATAATCATATTCTTCCTGGATCATCAATTTTAGGCAATGTTCGAATAGGAGATAATAATGTGATTCATCCAAATTGTGTTATTTACGAAAATACTACTCTAAAAAACAATTGTGTAATTAACTCAAATTCTGTCATTGGATCAGAGGGATTTGGTTTTATTCCTAAAGATGGCAAATGGGTAAAGATGCCGCAAAAAGGTGGTGTAAAAATAATGAGTTTTGTAGAAATTGGAACGAATTGTTGTATTGATAGACCCTCAGTAGGATTTACATTTATTGATGAGGGAACAAAGTTGGATAATTTAGTACAAATAGGTCATGGAGTTAAAATTGGAAAGAATTGTGCATTTGCAGCTCAAGTTGGTATCGCTGGAGGAGCAAATATTGGAGATGGTGTTATTTTGGCAGGTCAAGTAGGAGTCAATAATAGAGTAAAAGTTGGAAATAATGTCATAGCTAGTTCAAAATGCGGGATCCATTGTGATATAGAAGATGGCAAGGTAATTAGTGGTTTCCCCGCGATGGGAAATAAATCATGGCTAAGGAGTTCAAGTATTTTTAAAAAATTACCAGAATTAGCAAAAAAACTTAGACAATTAGACAAGCAATAA
- the proB gene encoding glutamate 5-kinase, producing MKTWVIKIGTSILRGTEETSTEEVIETLSKSFTSFLSKGNKLILVTSGAVGLGCQKLNIKIRPNDLSTLQATAAVGQVNLMSLYDKVFNKLGHNIAQILITKADFNSRESFNNASKTLKKLIDLNVIPIVNENDTVANEELKYGDNDTLSALVALAINANKLILLTDIENLYSKDPRNNKDAQPIKEVHNSELKEIKDKNFQNSNNEWGTGGISTKLISAEIATKGGVEVQLVDGTNKKNLIEIFNDNKIGTLFYPVEKPIGNKKSWLSHAIQTVGKITLDDGASFAIKKKGASLLAVGVKNVEGNFTINQAVKIVNTNNKEVAKGLVSISSDKLRSILNNKENNNSSIIVVHRDVLALS from the coding sequence ATGAAAACTTGGGTTATAAAAATTGGTACTAGTATTTTAAGAGGAACAGAGGAAACATCTACAGAAGAAGTTATTGAAACCCTTTCTAAATCCTTTACAAGTTTTCTTTCAAAAGGAAACAAATTAATTTTAGTAACTAGTGGAGCCGTAGGATTAGGTTGCCAAAAATTAAACATTAAGATTAGACCAAATGATTTAAGCACCCTTCAAGCTACTGCTGCAGTAGGTCAAGTTAATTTAATGTCCTTATACGATAAAGTATTTAATAAATTAGGTCATAATATTGCTCAAATTTTAATAACTAAAGCTGACTTTAATTCACGAGAATCATTTAATAACGCTTCTAAAACTTTAAAAAAATTAATCGATTTGAATGTAATTCCAATAGTAAATGAAAATGATACTGTAGCAAATGAAGAACTTAAATATGGAGATAATGATACCCTCTCTGCTTTAGTTGCCTTAGCTATAAATGCTAACAAGCTTATTTTATTAACCGATATTGAAAATCTATACTCAAAAGATCCACGTAATAATAAAGATGCTCAACCTATTAAAGAAGTTCATAATAGTGAATTAAAAGAAATTAAAGATAAAAATTTTCAAAATTCAAATAATGAATGGGGAACAGGAGGAATTTCTACAAAATTAATTTCTGCAGAGATAGCAACAAAAGGAGGAGTTGAAGTCCAATTAGTTGATGGAACTAATAAAAAAAACTTAATTGAAATTTTTAATGATAATAAAATTGGAACTTTATTTTATCCAGTAGAAAAACCTATAGGAAATAAAAAAAGTTGGCTTTCTCATGCAATTCAAACAGTAGGGAAAATTACTTTGGATGATGGCGCTTCTTTTGCAATCAAAAAAAAAGGTGCCTCACTTCTAGCGGTTGGTGTTAAGAATGTAGAAGGAAACTTTACGATTAATCAGGCAGTTAAAATCGTAAATACAAATAATAAAGAAGTTGCAAAAGGTTTAGTATCAATAAGTAGCGACAAATTAAGAAGTATCTTAAATAATAAAGAAAATAACAACTCCTCGATAATTGTCGTACACAGAGATGTTCTTGCTCTCTCTTAG
- a CDS encoding YqeG family HAD IIIA-type phosphatase, whose translation MRSILKVNWDSNLPIYKISQSELQKKGINSLLLDVDGTLVNRKSNMVPKAVKNWIIESKKLFSLYLISNNPSKKRIAKIAKELNLRYIYNASKPRKKLTLSAIKEIDREPKNIAIIGDRIFTDIIVGNRCNIKTILVKRLNRDGLPIKFNLTLTIEKLISHIIK comes from the coding sequence ATGAGATCTATCCTAAAAGTCAATTGGGATTCAAACTTACCAATATATAAGATTTCTCAATCTGAGTTGCAAAAAAAAGGAATTAATTCTTTATTGCTAGACGTGGATGGGACTCTAGTAAATAGAAAATCAAATATGGTGCCAAAAGCTGTAAAAAATTGGATCATAGAATCTAAAAAACTTTTCTCCTTATATTTAATAAGTAACAACCCATCAAAAAAAAGAATCGCAAAAATAGCGAAAGAATTAAATTTAAGGTACATATACAATGCATCAAAACCAAGAAAAAAATTAACTTTGTCGGCTATAAAAGAAATTGACAGAGAGCCAAAAAATATAGCTATTATTGGTGACAGAATTTTTACAGATATTATTGTTGGGAATAGATGTAATATAAAAACAATATTAGTTAAGCGCTTAAATAGGGATGGCTTGCCTATAAAATTTAATTTAACTTTGACAATAGAAAAATTAATTTCTCATATTATAAAATGA
- a CDS encoding DUF3727 domain-containing protein produces MKEANSNDNYDAQTLLLNDSNGNQLFCYLEQLVSVEGQEYALLTPVDTPVSLFKINEKDEPELIEKIDKNEQILKNAEAVLQEHDLRLIRSAVTLTVSGELEEPIYDELEEDYIDDDSESYELLVNFNLFDQEYGLYIPLDPFFIVGKLKDKGALLVEDDEFDKIQPLIETELEKSSS; encoded by the coding sequence ATGAAAGAAGCCAACTCAAATGATAATTATGATGCACAGACTCTTTTATTAAATGATTCAAATGGAAACCAGCTATTTTGTTATCTTGAACAATTAGTAAGTGTTGAAGGCCAAGAATATGCTTTATTAACGCCAGTTGATACTCCAGTAAGTCTTTTTAAGATAAACGAAAAAGATGAACCTGAACTAATTGAGAAAATAGATAAAAATGAACAAATACTAAAAAATGCTGAAGCAGTTCTTCAAGAACATGATTTAAGACTAATCCGATCAGCAGTTACATTAACAGTTTCAGGAGAACTTGAAGAACCAATTTACGATGAATTAGAAGAAGATTATATCGATGATGATAGTGAGAGTTATGAATTACTCGTTAACTTTAATCTTTTTGACCAAGAATATGGCTTATATATTCCACTAGATCCTTTTTTTATTGTTGGTAAATTAAAAGACAAAGGTGCCTTATTAGTTGAAGATGATGAGTTCGATAAAATTCAACCATTGATTGAAACTGAGCTTGAAAAAAGTAGTTCTTAA
- the ruvX gene encoding Holliday junction resolvase RuvX — protein MKFCKPKPKSILSLDIGTKRIGLAYCDPLCITSNILPAVKRFENNQEIKIIRNYINEFNLTGFIVGIPLDDEGKMTTQAIDCKNYGQLLSNELKLPFSYVNENSSTWASSDRFGIKKDKSGLIDSFSAKIILEQWIEEGPELEVIAGKRHIKY, from the coding sequence GTGAAATTTTGTAAACCCAAACCCAAGTCAATTTTGAGTTTGGATATAGGTACTAAAAGAATAGGATTAGCTTATTGTGATCCACTCTGCATAACATCAAATATACTTCCAGCAGTGAAACGGTTTGAAAATAATCAAGAGATTAAAATCATTAGAAATTATATAAATGAATTTAATTTGACTGGGTTTATTGTGGGTATTCCATTAGATGACGAAGGTAAAATGACCACTCAAGCTATTGACTGTAAAAATTATGGTCAATTACTTTCAAATGAATTAAAGCTTCCATTTTCTTACGTTAACGAAAATAGTTCAACTTGGGCATCTTCAGATAGATTTGGAATAAAAAAAGATAAATCTGGATTGATTGATAGTTTTTCAGCAAAAATAATACTTGAACAATGGATCGAAGAGGGTCCTGAATTAGAAGTAATAGCTGGTAAACGTCATATAAAATATTAG
- a CDS encoding thylakoid membrane photosystem I accumulation factor — MKIIQWVLIALIFLSPYKANASRDSNSYDGNIFPIYAGNGAIVPPQTTLQESLKNKRVAVLFFYLDDSSDSKAMAPIISGLDLIWRNNIDIIALTTDELQDKEKSDLRNEPNYYWNGLIPQTIILNSDGEVKYDQNGMINIDELNKVIGELKGIDINDTEFSVESFNEYNSIISEKKDKNNN, encoded by the coding sequence ATGAAAATAATTCAATGGGTCCTAATAGCATTAATTTTCTTAAGTCCATATAAAGCAAATGCCTCTAGAGATTCTAATAGTTACGATGGCAACATCTTTCCAATATACGCAGGCAATGGGGCTATAGTTCCTCCCCAGACAACTCTTCAGGAATCATTAAAAAATAAAAGAGTCGCAGTTTTATTTTTTTATCTTGACGATAGCTCAGATAGTAAAGCTATGGCTCCGATAATATCTGGTTTAGATTTGATATGGAGAAATAATATAGATATCATTGCTCTAACTACTGATGAATTACAGGATAAAGAAAAGTCTGATCTTAGAAATGAACCTAATTATTATTGGAACGGTTTAATTCCACAAACCATTATTTTAAACAGTGATGGTGAAGTTAAATATGATCAAAATGGAATGATAAATATCGATGAATTAAACAAAGTTATAGGAGAGTTAAAAGGAATTGACATAAATGATACGGAATTTTCTGTAGAAAGTTTTAATGAATACAACAGTATCATTTCTGAAAAAAAAGATAAAAACAATAATTAA